A window of Streptomyces armeniacus contains these coding sequences:
- the dhaK gene encoding dihydroxyacetone kinase subunit DhaK, which yields MKKLINSPETVLDDALSGMAAAHPGLRVDTEARVITRASGTRPGKVAVVSGGGSGHEPLHGGFVGAGMLAAACPGEVFTSPVPDQIVAAARAADAGAGVLFVVKNYTGDVLNFQVAAELAEDDGIRVETVLVDDDVAVRDSTHTAGRRGTGATLFVEKIAGALAEQGADLAAVAKAARAVNGASRSFAVALTSCTTPAAGRPGFELPDDEIEVGVGIHGEPGRRREKMRPAREIVATALDAVLEDQPLAAGDETLVLVNGLGGTPLIELYVVYKEVADALAERGVRIARRLVGNYVTSLDMAGVSLTLCRTDTDMLALWDAPVDTPALHWG from the coding sequence GTGAAGAAGCTCATCAACTCACCCGAGACGGTCCTGGACGACGCCCTGTCCGGGATGGCGGCTGCCCACCCCGGGCTCCGCGTCGACACGGAGGCGCGGGTGATCACCCGCGCCTCCGGCACCCGGCCCGGGAAGGTCGCCGTGGTCTCCGGCGGCGGATCCGGGCACGAGCCGCTGCACGGCGGCTTCGTCGGCGCGGGCATGCTCGCCGCCGCCTGTCCCGGCGAGGTGTTCACCTCCCCCGTCCCGGACCAGATCGTCGCCGCCGCACGGGCCGCGGACGCCGGAGCGGGCGTGCTGTTCGTGGTGAAGAACTACACCGGAGACGTCCTCAACTTCCAGGTCGCCGCCGAACTCGCGGAGGACGACGGCATCCGCGTCGAGACCGTCCTCGTCGACGACGACGTGGCCGTACGGGACTCCACCCACACGGCCGGACGGCGCGGCACCGGAGCCACCCTGTTCGTCGAGAAGATCGCCGGCGCGCTGGCCGAGCAGGGCGCCGACCTGGCGGCCGTCGCGAAGGCCGCGCGCGCGGTGAACGGCGCTTCCCGCTCGTTCGCCGTCGCCCTCACCTCCTGTACAACGCCCGCCGCCGGCCGTCCCGGCTTCGAACTCCCCGACGACGAGATCGAGGTGGGCGTCGGTATCCACGGCGAACCGGGCCGGCGGCGCGAGAAGATGCGCCCCGCGCGCGAGATCGTGGCGACCGCCCTGGACGCCGTCCTCGAGGACCAGCCGCTCGCCGCGGGCGACGAGACGCTCGTCCTCGTCAACGGGCTCGGCGGGACGCCGCTGATCGAGCTGTACGTCGTCTACAAGGAGGTGGCGGACGCCCTCGCCGAGCGCGGGGTGCGGATCGCCCGCCGTCTGGTGGGCAATTACGTCACCAGCCTGGACATGGCCGGAGTTTCGCTCACCCTGTGCAGGACGGATACCGACATGCTGGCCCTGTGGGACGCGCCGGTGGACACGCCTGCCCTGCACTGGGGCTGA
- the dhaL gene encoding dihydroxyacetone kinase subunit DhaL, which produces MDISLARSWVQAVAAAVDEQKDQLTQLDSAIGDADHGANMHRGFSAVLDVLDGQEPATVGDVLVKTGSTLVSKVGGASGPLYGSVFRAIGKKLDEPTAGTREFADALAAGLENLQRLGAAAPGDKTMVDAYGPALEAFLRIADADGGFAEAAAAAADAAEEGMRATTPLQARKGRASYLGTRSVGHQDPGATSTALVFRALADTAAAAAAQ; this is translated from the coding sequence GTGGACATCTCCCTCGCCCGCAGCTGGGTGCAGGCCGTCGCCGCAGCCGTCGACGAACAGAAGGACCAGCTCACGCAGCTCGACTCGGCCATCGGCGACGCCGACCACGGCGCGAACATGCACCGCGGCTTCTCCGCCGTCCTCGACGTGCTGGACGGGCAGGAACCCGCCACTGTCGGCGACGTACTCGTCAAGACGGGCAGCACGCTGGTGTCCAAGGTGGGCGGCGCCTCCGGGCCGCTGTACGGCAGCGTCTTCCGCGCCATCGGCAAGAAACTGGACGAGCCCACGGCAGGCACCCGGGAGTTCGCCGACGCGCTCGCCGCCGGGCTGGAGAACCTGCAGCGGCTCGGCGCGGCGGCACCGGGCGACAAGACGATGGTCGACGCGTACGGGCCCGCGCTGGAGGCGTTCCTGCGGATCGCCGACGCGGACGGCGGTTTCGCGGAGGCGGCCGCCGCGGCCGCCGACGCAGCGGAGGAGGGCATGCGCGCGACCACGCCGCTCCAGGCGCGCAAGGGGCGGGCGTCGTACCTCGGCACGCGCAGCGTGGGGCACCAGGACCCGGGCGCGACGTCCACCGCGCTGGTGTTCCGTGCCCTCGCGGACACGGCGGCCGCGGCGGCCGCGCAGTGA
- a CDS encoding putative PEP-binding protein, with the protein MTPAQRPPGEHRTEGIAHRTEAADRTAGGDRTESAADRTAAGSRTEAAPRMPAPRTPSRVAAVRCGFAGKPAADGTALGILHRTDRPLARPEPAAEPAETAERRVTEAFDAVADRLLGLSASLRADGKEDQADIMEVTALLAQDPDLRSRAVAGARRGTAAAAAVREAAEAYATVIGSLSDPTLAERATDVRQVGRRVLAELSGSTLPPPGQPLVLVAHEIGAADLLEPGRTVVAAASVTGGPNGHAAIVARSLGIPLLLDVDPALTELPDGEQLLVDASASLAVSRPEPSERAAALAAMDAARARREAVAAQRHLPPETVDGHRMVLNANVATAAEAGAALEANADGVGLLRTELPFLTARSWPTRAQHTAALAPVLRRLGGGAVTVRTLDFADDKLPPFLVGERPEGQALGRGLPLMLAAPEAFGDQFRALLEAARTDAGPTRKDAGPTRRDAGPKAGGGAAPDLRIMIPMVADVSELHACRGILYRTAAELGVEAPPLGVMVELPEAVAAADELARTAAFLSIGSNDLTCQLLGLDRRDPSATPALAAHPRVLEAIGQVVNAARRHHRSVSVCGDAAAHPLVTPLLIGLGVDALSVASGALDEVRARVRGLARDDCAALAAEALTLSTAEEVWALVRRDCP; encoded by the coding sequence GTGACGCCCGCCCAGCGACCGCCGGGCGAGCACCGTACGGAGGGCATCGCGCACCGTACGGAGGCCGCGGACCGTACGGCCGGAGGGGACCGTACGGAGTCGGCCGCGGACCGTACGGCGGCCGGGAGCCGTACGGAGGCGGCGCCCCGTATGCCGGCCCCCCGTACGCCGTCCCGCGTGGCCGCCGTACGGTGCGGCTTCGCCGGGAAGCCCGCCGCGGACGGTACGGCGCTGGGCATCCTGCACCGTACGGACCGGCCGCTGGCACGGCCCGAGCCGGCGGCGGAGCCGGCCGAGACGGCGGAGCGGCGCGTCACGGAGGCGTTCGACGCCGTCGCCGACCGGCTGCTCGGCCTGTCCGCGTCACTGCGCGCCGACGGGAAAGAGGACCAGGCGGACATCATGGAGGTGACCGCCCTCCTCGCACAGGACCCCGACCTGCGGTCCCGCGCCGTCGCCGGCGCCCGGCGCGGCACGGCCGCGGCGGCCGCCGTACGGGAGGCGGCCGAGGCGTACGCCACGGTCATCGGCTCGCTCAGCGACCCGACGCTCGCCGAACGCGCCACCGACGTACGCCAGGTCGGCCGCCGCGTACTCGCCGAACTGTCCGGCAGTACGCTGCCGCCGCCCGGCCAGCCGCTGGTCCTGGTGGCGCACGAGATCGGCGCGGCCGACCTGCTCGAACCGGGCCGTACGGTCGTCGCCGCGGCCTCCGTCACCGGCGGGCCCAACGGGCATGCCGCGATCGTGGCCCGCTCCCTGGGCATCCCGCTGCTGCTTGACGTCGATCCGGCGCTCACCGAACTCCCCGACGGGGAGCAGCTGCTGGTCGACGCCTCCGCGTCGCTCGCCGTCAGCCGCCCAGAACCGTCCGAGCGGGCCGCCGCGCTCGCCGCGATGGACGCCGCACGCGCCCGCCGCGAGGCGGTCGCCGCACAGCGGCACCTGCCGCCCGAGACGGTCGACGGCCACCGGATGGTGCTCAACGCCAACGTGGCCACCGCCGCCGAGGCCGGCGCCGCCCTGGAGGCGAACGCCGACGGCGTCGGGCTGCTCCGCACCGAACTCCCCTTCCTCACCGCCCGTTCCTGGCCGACGCGCGCACAGCACACCGCGGCACTCGCGCCCGTGCTGCGCAGGCTGGGCGGCGGAGCGGTCACCGTACGGACGCTGGACTTCGCGGACGACAAGCTGCCGCCGTTCCTCGTGGGGGAGCGCCCCGAGGGGCAGGCGCTGGGGCGCGGGCTGCCGCTGATGCTGGCGGCACCGGAGGCGTTCGGCGACCAGTTCCGCGCGCTGCTGGAGGCGGCCCGTACGGACGCGGGGCCGACCCGCAAGGACGCGGGACCAACGCGTAGAGACGCGGGGCCGAAGGCGGGCGGCGGCGCGGCACCGGACCTGCGCATCATGATCCCGATGGTCGCCGACGTCAGCGAACTCCACGCCTGCCGCGGCATCCTCTACCGCACCGCAGCCGAACTCGGCGTCGAGGCACCGCCGCTGGGCGTCATGGTCGAGCTCCCGGAGGCTGTCGCGGCTGCGGACGAACTGGCCCGCACGGCAGCGTTCCTGTCCATCGGCAGCAACGACCTCACCTGCCAGCTGCTGGGCCTGGACCGCCGCGACCCCTCCGCGACACCCGCGCTCGCGGCGCACCCACGGGTGCTGGAGGCGATCGGGCAGGTCGTCAACGCCGCCCGCAGGCACCACCGTTCGGTGTCGGTCTGCGGCGACGCTGCGGCGCACCCGCTGGTGACGCCGCTGCTGATCGGGCTGGGCGTGGACGCGCTGTCGGTGGCGTCGGGCGCGCTGGACGAGGTACGCGCCCGCGTACGCGGTCTCGCGCGGGACGACTGCGCCGCACTGGCGGCGGAGGCACTGACCCTGTCCACAGCCGAAGAGGTGTGGGCGCTGGTGCGGCGGGACTGCCCGTAA
- a CDS encoding DUF4097 family beta strand repeat-containing protein, with product MTKTTAGAALALALIAVAATLSGCSMEQVSDGKAKHKSFALTGRQLTVVTGDSRLELVPVDREADAAGTRQLDVTRWFKASKLNGKVGADWELEGGDTLRLKVTCKGLMVDCSARHRVEVPRDVAVDVRSQDGRVSASGFSTPLSIRTADGDVEVRGAGADLKLRTADGDIRAEKLRSRSVSARSQDGSLTLGFREPPTSVRTESQDGSTTVTAPRTPYRIRTDTADGSVDVSLPRRKSSPRSIEATAQDGSITLRGS from the coding sequence ATGACGAAGACGACCGCCGGCGCCGCGCTGGCACTGGCCCTGATCGCCGTGGCCGCGACGCTGTCCGGCTGCTCGATGGAGCAGGTCAGCGACGGGAAGGCGAAGCACAAGAGCTTCGCGCTGACCGGGCGGCAGCTGACCGTGGTCACCGGCGACAGCCGGCTGGAGCTGGTGCCCGTCGACCGCGAGGCGGACGCCGCCGGCACGCGGCAGCTCGATGTCACGCGCTGGTTCAAGGCGTCCAAGCTGAACGGAAAAGTGGGTGCCGACTGGGAGTTGGAGGGCGGCGACACCCTGCGGCTCAAGGTCACGTGCAAGGGCCTCATGGTGGACTGCAGCGCGCGGCACCGGGTCGAGGTGCCACGGGACGTGGCGGTGGACGTGCGGTCGCAGGACGGGCGGGTGAGCGCGAGCGGCTTCAGCACGCCGCTGTCGATACGTACGGCCGACGGGGACGTCGAGGTGCGCGGCGCGGGCGCGGACCTGAAGCTCCGTACGGCGGACGGGGACATACGGGCGGAAAAGCTGCGTTCGCGTTCGGTGTCGGCCCGTTCGCAGGACGGCTCGCTGACGCTGGGCTTCCGGGAGCCGCCGACCTCGGTCCGTACGGAGAGCCAGGACGGCAGCACGACCGTGACCGCGCCGCGCACGCCGTACCGCATACGTACGGACACGGCGGACGGCTCAGTGGACGTGTCGCTGCCGCGGCGGAAGTCCAGCCCGCGGAGCATCGAGGCGACGGCGCAGGACGGGAGCATCACGCTGCGCGGCTCGTAG
- a CDS encoding pyridoxamine 5'-phosphate oxidase family protein — protein MALSREEREQFLAEPHVAALSVDSGQRGRAPLTVPVWYQYAPGGDVWVLTGRDSRKAELIAKAGRFTLLVDRLEPTVRYVSVEGAVIETAAGTHDDLVEISSRYLPADKVDGYVAHMEAEEGDMVVLHMRPQRWVSSDLGEV, from the coding sequence ATGGCCCTGAGCCGTGAAGAACGTGAGCAGTTCCTTGCCGAGCCGCACGTCGCCGCCCTGTCGGTGGACTCGGGGCAGCGGGGGCGGGCGCCGCTGACCGTCCCCGTCTGGTACCAGTACGCGCCCGGCGGCGACGTCTGGGTGCTGACCGGCCGCGACTCGCGCAAGGCCGAACTGATCGCCAAGGCGGGCCGGTTCACGCTGCTGGTCGACCGTCTGGAGCCGACCGTCCGCTACGTCTCCGTCGAGGGCGCCGTGATCGAGACGGCCGCCGGCACCCATGACGACCTGGTGGAGATCTCCTCCCGCTACCTGCCCGCCGACAAGGTCGACGGCTATGTCGCGCACATGGAGGCGGAGGAGGGCGACATGGTGGTCCTCCACATGCGCCCGCAGCGCTGGGTCAGCTCGGACCTCGGCGAGGTCTGA
- a CDS encoding AzlD domain-containing protein: protein MSAHTALVLGAVAVLAAGTFTFRFAGPLLRARLHVTERAERLMTTSAVVLLVALVATTALSEGAESAGVARPAGVAMGGVLAWRRLPFVVVVLAAAATAALLRLLGVP, encoded by the coding sequence ATGAGCGCGCACACGGCCCTGGTGCTGGGCGCGGTCGCCGTACTGGCCGCCGGGACGTTCACGTTCCGGTTCGCCGGGCCGCTGCTGCGGGCGCGGCTGCACGTGACGGAGCGCGCCGAGCGGCTGATGACGACCTCCGCCGTCGTCCTGCTCGTCGCCCTGGTGGCGACGACGGCACTGAGCGAGGGCGCGGAGTCCGCCGGGGTGGCGCGCCCGGCGGGGGTCGCGATGGGCGGCGTACTGGCGTGGCGGCGGCTGCCGTTCGTGGTCGTCGTCCTGGCGGCGGCGGCCACGGCGGCGCTGCTGCGCCTGCTGGGCGTGCCGTGA